TAGTGTTTTCCTGCATGCATACTAACAATATCGACATATGCACTGTCAGTGCACAAAACTTTAttcgttttttttcttttactagTTGAGTTGGGGGGATGGACGTACCTTGATTTTCTTGCTGAAATTCCTTTCGTTTCTTTTCTTCATGTATCTATGAATCTTCTCCCTCCTCTCCTCCGGCGTGCACTTGACAGCTCTAAAAGTAGTATCTTCCAAATTTGTTATTTCTGATGCCAAAGGGGTAGCACTAGCCAAATGTTGGCTCTCATTGCTTAGTGCCTTGATCacaatgaaaaaattaaatcagTCACTACAATACAAGTTGTTAGAACTAGTTTTTGGCAGATTAAACGTACCTGAAGCTCGTTAGAACAGTTATAGACTCGTGGTAAGGAATCAGGGCAGAATAATCTAGTACTATCTACATGAAAATCCATTTCTTGTACTGGTGGAAACTCTGTTCTGAAAAACAAGCCACCTCCAGGGgtggcagcagcagcagcaagtATTGCTGAACATTCAGCATTAGGGATGTTGGTGTTTGAGTTTAAAGGTAAGTAATTCGCGAGTGAATTAGGATCAAGAAGGGGacaagaaggagaagaagaagatgtaggAACGCGCATGTAAGAAGGTACAAATGACAAAGATTCGTCTTCATAGTAATGTCCTAATGGAGGCCCCATAAGTGGAACAGTAGGGGGTTGATCAGGAGTATACTGATGAAGGGATCCATCTGAAACATGATAATCTGTCATTTTCATATGTTGATCGTTGAGAGAATTTATGTCGAATAAATCTTGATGATGTTGATTTTGAAGTAAATGATGTGGGATTGAAAAGTTTGCATCTTGTGTGAATTCTATCGAAGCAGAAATGTCATTCTCGATTTGATGATCTTCTTGAGGATCAAATATAATCGAGAgatcgttgttgttgttgttgttgttgatgttgttgatgttgttgttttCGTAGTTGTTGTTGATTCTTGAAGGGCTAATAACATTAGATGTAACTGTTGTGATGTTTTTTTCTTCATGTTTCTCCATAGTGTTACTAAACTTGTTCATTTCAAGATTGTTTGAATATGAACTCTGTTCTTCATAGCTACAACAATTTGAGCTAGAAGCAACTTCTGAATTTTGTACATTTGGGAAAAATTCAGATTcacaaatattcaaaatttgatCACTAAGGGGGCTTGACATCTCTTCctgcaaaacaaaaaaataacaaaaaaaaaagtaagtttCTATCACAATTTTACATCTCATTTTCctaagcaaaaaaaaaaggacaaatTTTGCACTAAAGTGCATGAATGTTGTGTTATTTTCGATATAACAGAACACCAGAAATGCTTGACACCTTTTCCTTCTAAAAAGTCGATCTAAAAGATGgaaaaaatacatgtatttgtGCTCCATGTGACTTGTGGGATCcaaaaataataacaagaatTAAATAGGAAAAAAGCAAAGAATATGGAAGTTTTCATGGCATTTTGATACTCCAAATTTAGACAAGCAATGAGAACTTTAGTATACCACTAATATCCCATTATGATATATGCATGTGAAGTGCTCTCTCTACAATAAAGTTCAAGAATCATTTTTACACTCTTGGAAAAACATAAGCAATACTCTTGAAAAGCTAAATATTCCATTTGTAATTCCAAAATGGAAAGGGTGACGATCTACATAGTACTagtttttcattaattaattaacttgaaacaaattaaaaaataagaatctcaaatttggaaaattggaaaataaaacaagaaaagaatttAATAATCTAATTCAAGATCTCAAATCAAAACTCATTAATAAAAACACCATTAGAGCTAATTAAAATAAGTTGTACAATGGAAAGTTGATGTTCTTGAATATCAACCATGTTCTTCAACATTTTCTTGATGAAAAAgaatcaatttttctttttcaataaaaaattgTATCTTTTGAATTCCCATCTTGAATTTGTGATTGCCATTTTTCATCTTACCTTAACAAAATGCAAATTTTGAACCAATGGAAGAGAGAATTCCATGCAAGAAAAtaggagagagagaaaaagaagttagaaaaaaagaagaagagatttggttttgaagaacaagaaggtatatataatataatatgaagaatttttttttatttgggggtgggggtgggggtatGGGGAAATAATGATAACTAGAAATAGAAGTTAGTTAAATATATATACGTACATGTCTGACCGTACAATGGAGTTACACCTAGGTTGTCGGTGGGCCAGACAATTTATGGAACATTTTATGGTATTTTGACACGTGGAGGCTTGTAATTAGATGACTTTTAGGTCAAGTAAATTGTACAAGACTTGTACTTTAATTTGAACAAATTAAGTTGGCCTAGGTTTATTTTATAGCAGGTTCTATAGGATCATTACTATGACTGAGTGTCACAATGAGATTGATTAATCATATATTTCACGTTCGAGTCTTATGAATAATTGAGATGTTTTAATAGCGATTGATTTacttaaatttataataaatcaattcaatctaaCATGTTTTTATCATGAAAGTTGAATCATTGCATgaatattaaagaaaatttattttttaaaatcaatttttcaCTCGATATTCAATATTATCCGATTATCCATTTAATTTGGAGCTCCATATAATTCAGATTCACAAAGTcgcattaaaagaaaaaaatgctcTCTTATAGGATCTTTTCCATTTCAAGGATTtgaatcaaaaaaatttaattaaataacgCCTCCAATATAAAGGAATCTTATTCATCCACGTCTCACTAGAAGTCACAACCATTGGTAATGACTATTAAACAAAgttaattatccttatttttataAGACCATTGTTCTCTAACTTTAAATTATGTTAACGGAATAGGGTCAAAACTATCCTTCAACTATTCGAAATAGAGCACATATACTCTTAAATTATATtctggctcaaaaatacccttcacatCATACtattggctcaaaaatacccttcacacCATATAATTGGCTCACTTCTACTCCTCTGTTTGACGGAATAAAATGTGGCATCTCATGTGTATTAATTCACGCCACATAGGATCTCCACATAAGCACCCCACCACACCCTATCAATTAAAAGACTCAAACTCACCCATTAAAAGATCCAAACCCATTCTTGACTTGTAGTTA
This Solanum dulcamara chromosome 1, daSolDulc1.2, whole genome shotgun sequence DNA region includes the following protein-coding sequences:
- the LOC129895381 gene encoding uncharacterized protein LOC129895381 gives rise to the protein MEFSLPLVQNLHFVKEEMSSPLSDQILNICESEFFPNVQNSEVASSSNCCSYEEQSSYSNNLEMNKFSNTMEKHEEKNITTVTSNVISPSRINNNYENNNINNINNNNNNNDLSIIFDPQEDHQIENDISASIEFTQDANFSIPHHLLQNQHHQDLFDINSLNDQHMKMTDYHVSDGSLHQYTPDQPPTVPLMGPPLGHYYEDESLSFVPSYMRVPTSSSSPSCPLLDPNSLANYLPLNSNTNIPNAECSAILAAAAATPGGGLFFRTEFPPVQEMDFHVDSTRLFCPDSLPRVYNCSNELQALSNESQHLASATPLASEITNLEDTTFRAVKCTPEERREKIHRYMKKRNERNFSKKIKYACRKTLADSRPRVRGRFAKNDEFGEGSTKTNSCGTHEDITNDHQDVKLNFTYHQDPNMITSSSGHDQNNVNVSHNGRIFTSNCHSCTSPYDICPPLYCTDGQLH